The Gossypium hirsutum isolate 1008001.06 chromosome A13, Gossypium_hirsutum_v2.1, whole genome shotgun sequence nucleotide sequence CTTTGAATTTGTGATCAAAACTAGGTTGTCTGTGATGTTTTTTGCTATTGGAATTAACAGGTTAGGTAAGATTACTGAAGCCTTTCTCTTTGGATGAGGATGATGACTACTATAGCTCTAAAATCAATCTGTAATTTTGTTGACATTGGTGGGAATCCTGTTTTAACCTTTGGTTAAAGGCATAATGTTGTCAAAGGAGAAGCTAATGGACGAGGCCCATAGCACGACTATAGCTTGGTTCTTGATAATGACGGATGGACTTGCTACTTACTCAGAGCAAGGAAGAGGCATATTGTTTTTCTGTTGGCCTTTCcacttttcattcttttttatgCTAAACTGGTTATTGTTGATTAACTGCTTTATTCCGTTATTTTCACAGGGCTATGCAGAACTCGATTTTCTTGCTACCATTATTCCGGGTATGAGGCTAGCTTGTCAACATGCTAAGATAATTTATAGagccttatttatttatttttacatttactCCTTGGAACTTATTAGAAAAAGTATCAATCTAAGTCTGTAAAGTTCTATATTTGATCTTAAAAGTTGACTTAGGTACAGATTcctctaataaaatattttggtatATAATATAGATAACCAAAAGGAAAAAAGTGCTGGGGCATTCCGAGAATCGAACTCGGGACC carries:
- the LOC121212231 gene encoding uncharacterized protein isoform X2 yields the protein MFFAIGINRLGIMLSKEKLMDEAHSTTIAWFLIMTDGLATYSEQGRGLCRTRFSCYHYSGFGSITRRDLWTTSFGEASLYFKLLLNCVFIPCV
- the LOC121212231 gene encoding uncharacterized protein isoform X1, with the translated sequence MFFAIGINRLGIMLSKEKLMDEAHSTTIAWFLIMTDGLATYSEQGRGILFFCWPFHFSFFFMLNWLLLINCFIPLFSQGYAELDFLATIIPDLDRSQDEIYGPQVLERLPCILSCFSIVSSFHVYEMAFSLGGCGKSNVC